A single Biomphalaria glabrata chromosome 2, xgBioGlab47.1, whole genome shotgun sequence DNA region contains:
- the LOC106055436 gene encoding uncharacterized protein LOC106055436 isoform X2: MAYYIPYRREYELFKFDPIQHFQKGQIIYTYQPEPMKPFPEFSQHFGSRTPLEECSMFEQPYFSSRYIQMPTNYNTFLPRWVNARITKDNLSVWANAGIYHDRAFGEWHNVFGPRYLYGENRRL, translated from the exons ATGGCCTACTATATTCCATACCGTCGTGAGTATGAATTGTTCAAGTTTGACCCCATACAGCATTTCCAGAAGGGTCAGATTATCTACACCTACCAACCTGAACCGATGAAGCCTTTTCCAGAATTTTCTCAACATTTCGG GTCAAGGACACCTTTAGAGGAATGCTCCATGTTTGAACAGCCTTATTTCTCAAGCAGGTATATCCAGATGCCTACCAACTACAACACTTTCTTGCCAAGATGGGTCAATGCTCGGATTACCAAAGACAACTTAT CTGTTTGGGCCAATGCAGGCATCTATCACGACAGGGCGTTTGGTGAGTGGCACAACGTCTTTGGGCCGCGCTATTTGTATGGGGAGAACAGACGACTGTGA
- the LOC106055436 gene encoding uncharacterized protein LOC106055436 isoform X1: MSLFSGSQNILINNLQEDSPQDNIRLALITCRPRYSAFTVSSSNEQPWVISGSRTPLEECSMFEQPYFSSRYIQMPTNYNTFLPRWVNARITKDNLSVWANAGIYHDRAFGEWHNVFGPRYLYGENRRL, encoded by the exons ATGTCTTTGTTCAGTGGATCCCAGAATATTCTCATCAATAACCTACA GGAGGACTCCCCGCAAGATAACATCCGATTGGCCTTGATCACATGTCGCCCTAGATACAGCGCTTTCACCGTGTCGTCCAGTAATGAACAGCCTTGGGTCATTTCAGG GTCAAGGACACCTTTAGAGGAATGCTCCATGTTTGAACAGCCTTATTTCTCAAGCAGGTATATCCAGATGCCTACCAACTACAACACTTTCTTGCCAAGATGGGTCAATGCTCGGATTACCAAAGACAACTTAT CTGTTTGGGCCAATGCAGGCATCTATCACGACAGGGCGTTTGGTGAGTGGCACAACGTCTTTGGGCCGCGCTATTTGTATGGGGAGAACAGACGACTGTGA